Within Massilia litorea, the genomic segment TGCTGCAAGAAAGTTTTGTAGCGATCTGGCACCACGCGGTCGATTACGAAAGCGCGCTGTCCGCGCCGATGACCTGGATGACGACGATCGTGCGCAACCGCGCCTTCGACGTACTGCGGCGTACCCGCAACGACGACACCGACACGATCGACGGCGCGGCCCTCGAGTCCATCGCCGACCTGGCAGCCACGCCGGCCGAGCGCCTGCAGATGAGCAGGGAAGCGCAGGCACTGGCCGACTGCATGGCAACCCTTGAAGAAAGACACCGCGAAGTCATCGGCATGGCCTTCTTCCACGACCTGTCGCATAGCGACGTCGCCGACAAGCTGACGCTGCCGCTCGGTACTGTGAAAACCTGGATCCGGCGCAGCCTCGCGCGCCTGCATAGCTGCCTGAGCGCGCGGGGGGCGGCATGAACCTGCGTGGCAACGAAGCCTTGCGCGAACGCCTGGCGGCGGAATATGTGCTCGGTACCCTGCGCGGACGCGCGCGCCGCCGTTTCGAGAGCCTGATGTACAACGATGCGGCCCTGCGCCGCACCACTCGCGAATGGAACGAGCGCCTTGGCGCGATGGCCGAATTTGCGCCGGCGGTGGCGCCGGACAAGCAGGTCTGGCGCGCCATCGAGGACCGGCTGAACCTGCGCCCGGCCGCCCCGCGCTGGCAGTTCTGGCGCCATGGCTCGCTGGCGCTGTGGCGCGGCTTCGGCCTGGCCTCGTCCGCCGTCGCCGCACTGCTGCTGGTCGCGGTGCTGGCCGTGCGGCCCGATACCGGGTACCTGAGC encodes:
- a CDS encoding sigma-70 family RNA polymerase sigma factor, whose translation is MSTVAAQSDPAQLRAWLHGAAHRDRTAFRSLYDASSPKLYGLALRILGRRELAEEVLQESFVAIWHHAVDYESALSAPMTWMTTIVRNRAFDVLRRTRNDDTDTIDGAALESIADLAATPAERLQMSREAQALADCMATLEERHREVIGMAFFHDLSHSDVADKLTLPLGTVKTWIRRSLARLHSCLSARGAA
- a CDS encoding anti-sigma factor, producing MNLRGNEALRERLAAEYVLGTLRGRARRRFESLMYNDAALRRTTREWNERLGAMAEFAPAVAPDKQVWRAIEDRLNLRPAAPRWQFWRHGSLALWRGFGLASSAVAALLLVAVLAVRPDTGYLSGHLGARVSDIASLTDEGARPAVVVTADRQRNLMTVKVVASVALTPQQALQLWAVPRDGKPRSLGVLGARRELTLPLPANAIGDDVALLAVSLEPKGGSPDPNGPSGPILYKGSWARLL